The Cydia fagiglandana chromosome 14, ilCydFagi1.1, whole genome shotgun sequence genome contains the following window.
TCACGAACATGGTCGATCATCAGGAAGATGGTCCGCCGTAACGTCTGTCAAGAACACAGGTAtgagtgagagagatagagagacagataTGGTGACAGAACCAGAGGGTCTACTGTCTActgcgaaccatgttcgacgtgttgcctctctgtcacacttacgtacgaatttacaagtgcgacaaagacgcAACATGTCGAAAGTGGTTCGGGGTAGGCTCTCAGGACAGTGGGGGAATTAcatacagtctttgccgccttagGCCCCAAGCCCTACATAGCAAGCACTAGCCGccccccctttctcagcacccatcatatagactgccgcccaaaatatctggccgccctaggcccagGCCTACTCGGGCTTAGGGCAAATTCGCAACTGCCTCAGGGCtacaaccgcgaaaatcgaagttcgcaaattgcggggatctttctctgtcactcttatcaggccttcattggagtaaaagagaaagatccccgcaatttgcgaatttcagttttcgcggtagcccctcagggtCGCGTGGGTCCGCTACGCCCGCTTGCTATAGTTTTTAACTAGGACGCTTGTCACTGGACCATAGACaccgaagtttgcaaattgcgagcatctttctctgtcactgtaattactcctttataggagtaaaagagaaagatgtccgtaacttcggtgttcacggtgctaggccatctgtgcgaaaagagaagaatcgtgaaatgtaaagaaactagtgatgtgccgttcCTAGCAAATTTTCCAATGAGGTTGAATTCCCAGTAACGTTTCTGGTATCGTCCCAAAAGTCAGTAAATTACTATTTATATTAATGTATAGATTATATAGATAAAgttctatttttcttttattatcaatgtgtttttttattattataacaatgcataaatatgtctgtattgtttaaggactttggatttcaattttggcaattatttattcggtattggctctcatttcaccaatttaaacatgccgaaataaatacatacctatttatataaacttacttaagtacctaataagaattgtgtaacactgattatcatcgtgccgacatcatagtcaccctaatgagtttgacaatgttgtcttgtatttttatcgcaaaatgtaataattgtgtCTTCCTTGTGAAACAATATTCCACAATTAGAAATTCTTTCACTCCCACAACCTTTAACGCATCATTCATTCactatttttaagaaattttgcattcacgtgttttgataacatgtcatgacgttagggataccaattaacattcagagtttctacaatgtctaccataccaaaattaatgttttttttttgttgtgcacatgcttggttaaatcagttaataatattgacatcatacttatttacaaatttcttaaaagatatcagaaccttactcagaatatagcacttaaataatataagaaattatttaatttgagtagtatattgatataaatactaccacaatggtatatttttaacattggcaacatgtgcgagtgagacaccgcgacccacctttgctatctcaagtggaccgttttctctagtctggtacgaacgtcTCTCTGGCTGagtgataaagttcaatttagtatggcaaaaaaagtgacagcGCAGTCCATCTTATAAGTCCATGGCCGGACATCAATTTTAGTAAGGGCTCTATagatcaaggcctgttcacttcctaagaaagttatgtccccaaataattgcgcatgtgtgcgccttaagcttctatgtgtgcgttggcctccgggaaaaagttgcgagtaataaaaataaaaaaaaatttctacagcaacattgctcccaactctgatttaaattatcacgaattttatacattattaatcataaaacgggacttaaaacgcttaaaacttaattacatgcgattaagttttataatgaatatttgcttccaactgtctttatcaatgttcataaaatatatggagggtaggtacgtctacccaccataataaaaaatatatttgtcaatgactctgtccaactgctgtggttaaagttcataacgaaaattttatttattaactcttttaataatacatacaacgtgtaccgctacgtaccacttaagactgtaagtctgtacctacatggattacagcaatgcacatagaaaatgtgctaaatgcggagcaacggctgttgaagcagccagagtgaaatttacaactttagtgggttcagaaggaaccgagtcataacgcatctggaaagcgtattaattaaccgtgaagaaatgtatgaatacaagttggaaatctgtgtaaaatgccgtgtgtaaagtgtggtgtatctgtgtgtaaagtgtaataggtaggcatgcctaatgttatttgtataaaaggtacttactgaaaactttgtgaatgcgctttattaatgtctatttttttattaagttgccagttttcagtgtatatttttatacgtaaaacattttttaataaataatatatataatgttatgaacataaacatgccttttatttaaataaattgataataccacaaacaaggggtaatatttgcatcttgcatatatttcgtgatatgaagataacaaatatgtttatcaacagaattactacctaccaatacccgccaggctaaaccggttgtcaactttagttccattggtacacatcgagggcgccactagtataaacgtataaacggttggggacatttttagtgttccgtacaaaactttgtttacggaacacttatgggatcacttcggtcttgcaaatcagttaaatacgtttttctcagagaccgtttgacatagatacctaaaatttggaacagttatagcaattaccaccactcatattgtaaataagtcaaaactgcttatttcttattaaagggggaaatttagggggttgagaggggtaggctgaaacttttttcatttgtaagaatcgtgtggggtaccattagaaagcttgcaaaaaattgagtcgatggactgattttgacttcattttagactgcaatagtttcgtcaaaaaatgcatttaaagttgcaagttttcatacaaaaattttcacctctgtcctggcgattttcgcgaaaactatagctaacaggcagctgaccagtcaatacccaacttaaagaagcatggagacggcgggaaaattatcagcttaactttatctttattagtttttcaactgcagcttgacctttggttgcttagggctagctaactgatgcttacactggtcaattcatattaggcgagaaacatccttagttaaaactttggcattgaaatttatgacttatgtctttgacagaaagtttaattctgcttgcttatttttgtgggatatttaattttatctcaatagcctactataagtatgagtgagatctacaaaatacgaccttattatattgcaaataagtttcaatttcgaacgggctttccaaccaatggactaggcatctcaaaaatttgaaaaattcaaattaagaattccgttcttgactgtcgttgtgttttgtttttccacaataggacacatagagttagtaaggcgtatagagataataaagttatttaatatttatgaacagctttggcctcatgtatagattttattgagagtatctgattcgtcgaaacaatatcacaatattccttttcattaagtaccattacatttctgtattaattgtataattataatatctattaattatattcagtacttatgtatatttttgaacggatcggtgagcaacaagattcagggctataaccgcgaaaatagaagttcacaaattgcgagcatttttctctgtcattctaattacgccttcattggagtaaaagagaaagatccccgcaaattgcgaatttcggttttcgcggtagcccctcagtccggttacgagaaaataattttggaagacattaatagtatatgacagttaaatatcacagtttttagaaacaaaggtaaaattgacgaaatatttaaagtaatccgatcttgttttttagcagttctaaataatattaaagtctatatatatggcatagaactagaaacaaaatcaaataaaaaataataatgagttctaaattcaaattgaaggagtatacatttaaggtattataggccaagcgcgcaccacgatattaatttttgcgacacgattttagaatcgcgctgtaatatatcgcagaaaattcactgcgcgcactgcgatgaaaaagtcgacgatttgttcattctcaatagggatttcgtaccagtcgcttgtcatgaaacgtgtctttaatatgcgattgctgtatgactttgagcatttataacacaaaggtgatccccgtctatttccataattaaatggtcaacatctagcgtctcattttgagactccattggagatgcaggtgccgagatgttggggtttggagagcgaaatgccgactgaggtccggccggggtgcgattttattatcatagtgcgcgcggggccatacaactccgcatgctgcaattcactttgcgacaatcgcgtcgcgaacaatcgcggaaaaatgtgacaaatcacaattttaaaatagctgcgattttttgtcgcatatgcgcgcactaacatataaacacatacgttgcatttctgcgacaaaattatcgcaggacaaaaaatcgtggtgcgcgcttggccttactctaaattattataatacatcaagcattcgcgagatgctcgacttcggtattcaaacacaaagcaatagtacagtACAATACAGTACAATAGtacatttagatacttatactattgttctgtgtttaagtactaacatcctggacgcttcgggccttcggccctacgcggagctcggccttcggctttcgcatttagacacttgtactattgttctgtgttaaagcactgacatcctggacgcttcgggccttcgggctacgcggaggtcggcctttggccttcacatttagacacttgtactattgctctgtgctaaagcgatgacattttgctaaagctcggccttcggccttcgcacttagacactttgtactattgttctgtgtgtgtagttgaatacggtatcctaaaaacaggcaaacaacctctgtaaaatgtaacgatgcgagcggtacggctaccatcagtttggcattgacataaacgctaccgtgggcgtgaacgtaatttactttctatgcatctcgctcgtactgatatattagtgcgaaagagatatacctataggaagtaaattacattcacgatatcgtttatgtcaatgccaaactgatggtagccgtacggaacactaaatgcctcgagctatctcggacttggccaaattattttgtatggagttaccgttcttctcctagtgagtattatattctttgctatAGATTGCGATCTACGGGCGTACGCGTTTAGCTCATCTATAGGATCCCACCATCTATGACTCCACCGCATCCCGCGCTCCACTCCCCGACCCGCATAGTCAAAATGGCGTCAATTGAATCGGTCAGATCGAAGCAAGGTCGtcgtttattttactttttgtcTTTCATGTTTGCTAAGTGAAATGTAGTAAAGTATTTTAGTTAAACTAAAAAGTATGTTTTGTTTACGTAGTATTTGGCTGTAACAACAACAAACACGTCAATATAATTTTGACGAAGAAAATCAATACGAGGTTGGCGTAATGGAGTCAACGAGCGAGGCTCCCGAGGTAAAATTTAAACCGATTAAGAAGCGGAACCTGAGGCAGCGTATTAAAGACGAAGAATCCGACGATGAAGAGCAGATATTGGCAAAATTAGAAGAGACAAAGGAGCTACAGAAGCTTCGAGAGCGTCCGAACGGGGTCAGCGTCATAGCGCTCGCTACGGGTCAGAAAGTTACTATAGAGGAAGAAGTGACATGCAAGGATCCGTTTAAGGTGAAAGCGGGGGGCATGGTGAACATGCAAGCGCTGAAGAGTGGAAAAGTTAAGCAGGTGGATGACGCGTACGACACTGGAATAGGGACGCAATTTTCTGCCGAGACTAACAAACGAGATGAAGACGAGGAAATGATGAAATATATTGACGAGCAGCTAGCTAAACGGAAAGGTAAgatgttattgatttttaacaaTTTCTTTCATTACGATTATAATTTCTGTAGAATGTGCCCTACAGCTTTCTACAGTTTTCCTGTTTTCCTCTTTCCTATACTCTAACCCTAGGCTACGCTCCCTGTCAGTTATTGTGTTAAGCTttgttttatattcattttatttactaacatatatttttttgtttcagaGGGACGCAATAATGATAACAAAGATTCAGAGCACAATGACTCGCTCAAATATTTATCTCCTGAAGAAGCTGCCTTGCTATCCCTGCCCGAGCACCTCCGTGTCTCCTCCACACACAGATCCGAAGAAATGCTCTCAAATCAAATGCTCAGCGGCATCCCTGAGGTTGACTTGGGCATCGatgctaaaattaaaaatattgaggCCACAGAAGAAGCTAAAATGAAACTATTATGGGAGCGACGGAATAAAAAAGATGGCCCGTCACAATTTGTCCCCACAAATATGGCTGTAAACTTTGTACAGCACAATAGGTTTAATATAGATAGTGATGCAAAGAAACGGAAAGTTGAGAAGCCAGAAGCTCCAAAGACTGCTACGAGTGCTATAGATGAAAGTGTAGATAAAATTGTTAAGAAGGCTAAAGGTGAAAGAGCGACTGATGATTACCATTATGAGAGATTTAAGAAACAATTTAGGCGGTACTAAAAGTGACTATTATTCCAGTCCTATTTTATAATCCTTTACAAAAAATTGGTTTGAATTCCAAATCATCAAGATTATTTACATGTCTTTAGAAATCTTTTTAAGACATACAAGTACACTTTGTTAATGGTGATACCTATACAAAAACTATTCCTGGCATTAAAAAAACATGCTTAAACTTGAAGAACATGGTTGTGTGTGTGAAGCAAGGCCATTTCAATGTTGAACAATTTTCGTTTTTAAACGCCACTGCTGATAATCGTGATTTTTAATTTCAATGATAATCAAATTTATATTCATTCCATTTTTCACATCTGGTTGACTACTTTTAGGATTTGTCCTTGTGATTTGATGCTTATAATTTTATTCTTGTTGGGTACAATTTACTTTTTCTCCTTTTTGTGGTAAAATTAGTTTTTCGTGCTTTCTACCACTTTCTCCTTAGTCTTGTGAAAATACTAAAtgaattaataacaattttttatgacaattattttagttaaaaaatataaaaaaaaatcttgtgaacatacaaaataaaaatacctacatttgttttggCAATTCAGTTGgttgaaaaaatataaaaaaatgtcttGTGACAAAACTATCTATAGTCAGAATCTTGCTTCATAGCCTTCATAAGATTGTCTCTTGTGTTAATGGAATCTTCAGAGTTTGGGTAGTTTGTGTTTGAATCTTTCCATCGGGTGATTTAGTTTAGACAGTCTgtgaaacaaataattaaaattgaattgatGAATGCAGAAATTGTCCctcttttctctgcagctgattgTACCTTCTTATTTTCTGTCTCTTTTTGAAAAAGATGGATCATGTGAAATCGGTGCGGTCGATGGAACATCGGTGTTGTAAAGTGAATTCCTCTGATCTGAATAAGTGTATGATACTCATTCCCTTGTTGTCTTAGTTTCGTTTAACTAAAGTGGTTGTCATTCTCATTCATCCGATAATGATTTGTATCAAATTACCTATTCAGTCAATCTTAGTttctgttaaaataaattaattttgttaatatttttttttactaaaatattCTGCTTTAATATCGCTAGAATATTAAAGCAGAATATTTTAGTAATGGAATTAAAAAAAGGGGGCAATATTTCGTTCTCATATCACTGGTTCAAGTGGTTGTGTCTGGTCAagaaataatgtaggtataatgtgCAGCTTTTAAGCTATTGTTTTTGGACAATTATTGGGATAGGTAAAAATACAGATAAATATTTTTGTGGCTTAAAcattttactaaaaaaatagATTTGAATAAGTTGGGGCAAGAGGAACAATTGTAGGCAATTTTCATAATATTTCTCTTGCTTTAAGCAAAATAAACTGTTAAGTGACcagtaaaaattataaaaaacacaAGCTACTAAGTACAGCTTCAGTTTATGAAACTTGGGTATATTATTACTCTTTTTGGTGAATAAGGGTGGTTACTTTTACACTTCAAAAAGTTGAAGATTTATCTCGGCCGACTGCGGAACTCTGTTATAATGCTCATCCTGGGGATGCTTATTCGGTTCATTTGTGTCCTTAATTGCTTATACATTAGTCGTAGTTCGAATAAAGTAAAACTAAACGTTTAGCATTAACAGAAGTTTCTAACGTCTTTCTTTTGATTTTCGGCTGCACATGACATGAACTCTTCGCAGCTTTTATCGTTTTAAAGAACGGTAAAGCGTTTTCTAAGAATGTTGGTTTCGTAGCTCTTCGCAGATAGACTACTGACTATGACTATATTATTATGATCGTTAGGTGAAATGAGGCGTACGCGAGTTGATAGTTGGCTCGGAACCGGTCAATACCGGACTGCGGAGAAGCAGTacgactggcagggtcgccatgaaaTGTGCGCCTGTGCGGCGTTCGTGGAGTAAATACACAGTAAATAATAACTATGAGATTCGGTTGAATACTAAATCCTTTATTGAGGGAAAACAGGGATTTAATAGAAGAGAACTACGTGCATGATACCTATTCTATTTAGTTGACTTCATACAATTACAaacaaatataattatgattGCTTTAATTGCGTCTGCGTCGTCGTCGTACCGTCGATATTCTattgttttataaaatttaatgtaTTTCCTGTTATCTAAATATTCTAAATGACAAGTGTACTACATCATGCCTGACACTACCTATGtctacaataatataataatatttttttatttaagaccATCGAGGATCACAATATGTGGCAGGGCTAGGTTGAACAGTTTTTGTTAATAAGTAATGTTTTTGAAAGTTGCTTTTCTGATATTGGTGACTATGCCAATGCTCAAATAGGTTTCTTTATTACAATAAATGTTCAATAAATTTGATAAATGAAGGCTACCGTAGTTTCACAGCATCCTGAGCAGTCTTTGCCTTTGTGGCTCTCCTTGAAGaaaaacagtaggtacataCGAGGGACGTCTGAAAACTTCTAAGCCTAAgatacaaaaacacaattttcaaaggtaaatcactgtttatttttcgatataatctCCTCCCAAATCAATgcactttttacattttttatatagtgcttttagcccattaaaaaaatattctttattttgccCTTCAAAATGCTCCTCTACGGCCGCCTTCATCTCTTCGTCACTAGTAAATCGCTTTCCCCTCAACTCTTTCTTcaaattattgaatagaaaataGTCGCTAGGGGCTAGGTCGGGGCTGTACGGTGGGTGGTCGATTTCGTCAAAGCCAACTTCCTTCAAAGCACGCCTCGCAACATGAGCGGTGTGGACGGGTGCGTTGTCTTGCAAAAACAAAATTCCTTTCCTTAGTTTACCTCTCCTTTTTTCAACTATTGCTTGTCGTACCTGTCTTACAAGATCTGcataataaagtgcatttattGTGGAACCCTTTTCTAAATAATCGATTAAAAGAATACCATCACAGTCCCAAAACACCGTAGCCATTAACTTAGAGGCCGACTTTTGCACTTTAAATTTCTTCGGCGGCCGTTCCCCCTTCTCAATCCACTGCATTGATTCGGACTTACACTCCGGGTCATACTGTCTGATCCATGTTTCATCGACAGTTACTATTCGGGAACAAACTTCGTCTATATTATCTTCGCACAAGTCTAAAAACGCCTGGGAAGTTTCAACACGACGTTCTTTATCGAAGGCAGTAAGCATTTTCGGCACCCAACGAGCACTAACTTTACTCATGTGCAAATGTTCGTGTAAAATTTCTCCGACTCGTTCTTTACTTATACCTAGGACCTCAGCTATTTGCCAAACCTTAATTCTTCTATCTTCCAATACCAACTTTTTGACTTTGGCTACGTTTTCTTCGGTCACTACCGATATTGGCCGCCCTGAGCGGGGGTCGTCTTCGATGGATTCCCGCCCGAGTTTAAATAAGCGACTCCACTTTTTGACTGTGGCATAAGAAGGCCCAGAAGCACCGTAAATAATAGCCATTTCCTCAAAAatacactgcggtgatttttcacTTTTTGTAAGGAACTTAATTACAGCACGATGCTCAATTTTCGTAATATTCGCTGGTAATTCACACATTATGTAGTTTCTAGTTGAATATCTCGAAacagaataataaaaatctgacatattgttttcttaataatttatttttaaatggcctTTCTAGCGGCCAGTATCATAAACACATATACAACCTCGAAATACCTTAGGCTTATAAGTTTTCAGACGTCCCTCGTAGTCGCTGTTCCTGAGTATGGTTAAAGCAGGCGTAAAAGTGCCTTTTAGGCTGTGAAGTTCCTTCTGACTGCAAATTTCTTAGTTTactccattccttggcagtctTTTTACTGTTATTATTTTTCTGGAGAATTCTCCTGAGTATGATTTCCTAAAGTGCCATTCCCGGGAAAATTTTCGGAAACATTCCTGGAAACATTCACCTATGAAGGGAAAATACGGGAATTTTAATACTGTATACctataccaaagagaatttgaaactGTGTGTCTAATACTGTCATAGGGGCAATTCCGTCCAGTACAGATCTTCTT
Protein-coding sequences here:
- the LOC134670838 gene encoding splicing factor C9orf78: MESTSEAPEVKFKPIKKRNLRQRIKDEESDDEEQILAKLEETKELQKLRERPNGVSVIALATGQKVTIEEEVTCKDPFKVKAGGMVNMQALKSGKVKQVDDAYDTGIGTQFSAETNKRDEDEEMMKYIDEQLAKRKEGRNNDNKDSEHNDSLKYLSPEEAALLSLPEHLRVSSTHRSEEMLSNQMLSGIPEVDLGIDAKIKNIEATEEAKMKLLWERRNKKDGPSQFVPTNMAVNFVQHNRFNIDSDAKKRKVEKPEAPKTATSAIDESVDKIVKKAKGERATDDYHYERFKKQFRRY